The sequence ATCCACAAAAACTAATCAAAGAACAAACTGATTTGGTAAACAAATCGTTAAGCTGGAAACAATATCTGTTGTTTTTCTTTATTGGCATTTATGGAGGATTTATCCATGTAGGCATCGGTTATTTTCTCTTGGCGTCTTTAATTATGGGTGCTGGATATGAACTTGTAAAAGCCAATGCCGTAAAAGTTCTTATTGTATTATTATACACTCCATTTTCCTTGGCCGTTTTTATTTGGAACGATATGATTGACTATAAAATGGGTTTTACCCTCGCTATTGGCACAGCCATTGGAGCATTTATTGCGAGCAGAATGGCAGTAAAACGTGGAGCGGGATTTGTTCGCTGGGTTATCGTTGTTGTTATCATTCTAACAGCAGCACATTTATTTGGGATTGTTGATTTTGGAAGCGTTTTTCAAAAGGCTTAAATCAGCCAGAATCTATTCAAAATCTTTAAACCCATCAAAAGGGATATCATCATCAGGATCATGGTCAAAAGGACTAACACCAGGCGGATTAAAAAGCCCCCATTTATCAATGATATAATCCCATTGGTTAAAACTTGCAACCCAATCGATAAAAAGCAATCGGTACTCCTCTACTAATTCTCTAATAATATTAAAATATTCCGTTTCTTTAAAACCAAAATCTCTTAGTGAATGCTGATGAAGGATAAGGTCACGAGCCGATTTCCGAATAATAGTAGCCGCTTCCATCTTCATATCATAAAGGTCAATATTATGAGCTCCTGCAATTTTTACTGTCAACTGCATGGCATCACTCAAAATCCATCCTTTAATATCTTGTAACTGCTCATTATCATCAGATATGAGCTCAACGATTTGATTAGCAACATCAAAAATTTCTACCCCCTTTTTATATAAGGGAAGATCTTCTACATTAATTTCTTTATTATCCTCTTCTTCGAACATTTTGTTGATTTATCAATAATTAACACCATAAAACTAAGCTTCAAAATACGAACTTTTCAAACTACAACAAAGTTAATTAAAAGCATCTCTCTTCTCTGATTAAATCCTAAGGCTAATTTACAATCTAAAGAAAAGTAGTAAATTAGTCCATTATTTAAAAACACAAGAGCCATGAAAAAAACAAAGCTTTTCTTTGCAATCATTTTGATTGTAGCTATTACTTTTTCCTGTACATCAACACAACAAGACAATCCTCCTCCACCTAAGAAAACCGATTGGGCAATCGTTATCCACGGAGGTGCAGGAACAATTAAACGTGAGTTTATGACTCCTGAAAAAGACTCGCTATATCGTACTAAGCTTGCCGAAGCTTTAACTGTAGGTTCTAAGATTCTGAAAAACGGCGGAACAAGTATGGATGCTGTTGAACAAACTATTCATGTACTTGAAGAATCGCCATTATTTAATGCTGGTAAAGGTGCTGTTTTTAATGAACGCGGACAAAATGAGATGGATGCTGCAATAATGAATGGAGAAACACACGCCGCCGGAGCAGTTGTAAATGTGCATACTATTAAAAGTCCAATATCAGCTGCTCGTGCTGTTATGGAAAAATCTGTTCACGTAATGCTTACCGGCGAAGGCGCCGAAATCTTTGCCGAAAAGCAAGGTTTAGATATTGTTAAACCTGAATATTTCTTCGATCAAAGACGATGGGACAGTTTTAAAAAAGCAAAAGATAAAATCGATAAACACGGGACTGTTGGTTGTGTGGCATTAGATAAAAATGGAAATATTACTGCCGGAACTTCAACAGGTGGAATGACCATGAAAATGTATGGTCGTGTTGGCGATGTGCCTGTTATTGGTGCCGGAACCTATGCCGATAATGCAACTTGCGGAATTTCCGCAACGGGTCACGGTGAGTTTTTTATCCGTAACGTAGTATCTTATGATGTGGCTGCTCTGATGAAATACAAAGGGATGAGCATTGAAGATGCTGCGGAAGAAGTGATTATGAATAAGCTAAAACCTATTGGCGGAAGCGGAGGAATTATCGGTCTTGATGCCTATGGAAATACAATTATGACATTTAATACTGACGGAATGTTCCGTGGAAAAGTAAGTTCTAACGCTGAAATGGTGATTGGGATTTATAAAGACGAGAAATGATGTGCTAAACTTCGACAAGCTCAGTTTTAAATGTGATGATGTGGTATTTCGAACGGAACACCCCAACCCCTCATCTCGAACGCAGTGAGAGATCTTTTCCATCTGAAAGAGATGCTAACGCTCGATATGGGAATGATGTTGAAAGAGATTTCTCCCCGCCTAAAGGTGAGTCGATATGAGATTGTAATTCGGCTTTTTATGTTTTACGACTTAATTGCAAAGTAAGCCGAGAAATAATGTGCTGAACTTCGACATGCTCAGTTTTAAATGTGATGATGTGTTATTTCCGATTACATACGCCTCACAGTCCGTTTAGAACTAACTATTGTCTTTCGGGTAACAGAATAAGAAACAATATCTAAAACCATCATAATTTCTTTTCTGTATTTAATTGCACTCATGGCATCCTGCTCAGCAGCATTAATATTATTTAGAGAATAATGTACTCGCGAACGAATATCATAATACTCTGATTTATATGGATTTATCTTAATCGCTTCATCTATCAAAGATAAAGCCTTATCGTATTGTTCTTTCTTAACTTTTCTCAATGATTTATCTTTAAGGATTAAAGATTTTTCCTTCATGGGTGCAGGAGGACTTGGACGTTCTTGATTGAAAG comes from Bacteroidales bacterium and encodes:
- a CDS encoding sulfite exporter TauE/SafE family protein, producing the protein PQKLIKEQTDLVNKSLSWKQYLLFFFIGIYGGFIHVGIGYFLLASLIMGAGYELVKANAVKVLIVLLYTPFSLAVFIWNDMIDYKMGFTLAIGTAIGAFIASRMAVKRGAGFVRWVIVVVIILTAAHLFGIVDFGSVFQKA
- a CDS encoding isoaspartyl peptidase/L-asparaginase, translated to MKKTKLFFAIILIVAITFSCTSTQQDNPPPPKKTDWAIVIHGGAGTIKREFMTPEKDSLYRTKLAEALTVGSKILKNGGTSMDAVEQTIHVLEESPLFNAGKGAVFNERGQNEMDAAIMNGETHAAGAVVNVHTIKSPISAARAVMEKSVHVMLTGEGAEIFAEKQGLDIVKPEYFFDQRRWDSFKKAKDKIDKHGTVGCVALDKNGNITAGTSTGGMTMKMYGRVGDVPVIGAGTYADNATCGISATGHGEFFIRNVVSYDVAALMKYKGMSIEDAAEEVIMNKLKPIGGSGGIIGLDAYGNTIMTFNTDGMFRGKVSSNAEMVIGIYKDEK